From the Teredinibacter turnerae T7901 genome, one window contains:
- a CDS encoding cation:proton antiporter, protein MEGQLFTVFFLIFTGAAVLASVALYTRQPLLVAYIAIGIALGPFGFSIIDDVSAVTEMAEIGIVFLLFLLGLDMQPKSLLAVLRSATSIALVSSALFAILGFCLGLAFGFNVTEAAIIAMATMFSSTIIGIKLLPTTVLHHKHTGELMVALLLLQDFIAIFCLLVLISGDGGSLQLQNLAIAIVALPLLIGLAWLAVRFVLLKLVARFDRFHEYIFLLAIGWCLGLAELAEHVYLSAEIGAFIAGISLATSPISQYIALNLKPLRDFFLVLFFFSLGARLNIDLLPSILVPALVYAVAVLTLKPAVFFGLLKQQGEKPALAWDIGFRLGQISEFSLLIVFVAAGSGLIGDKASLLIQAAAILSFVISSYIVIFNFPNPIAVSDKLRRD, encoded by the coding sequence ATGGAAGGCCAACTTTTCACCGTTTTCTTTCTAATTTTTACTGGTGCCGCAGTACTCGCATCTGTAGCGCTCTATACACGCCAGCCGTTGTTAGTGGCATACATCGCCATCGGCATCGCGCTTGGGCCATTCGGCTTTAGCATTATTGATGACGTTTCTGCAGTGACAGAAATGGCGGAAATCGGCATTGTTTTCTTGCTGTTTCTACTCGGCCTGGATATGCAACCCAAATCTTTGCTCGCGGTACTTCGCAGTGCCACCAGCATCGCGTTGGTAAGTAGTGCGCTATTTGCGATTTTGGGCTTTTGTCTTGGGCTGGCATTCGGATTCAATGTGACTGAGGCGGCCATCATCGCAATGGCCACCATGTTTTCAAGTACGATTATTGGTATCAAGCTTCTACCAACAACCGTTCTACATCACAAACACACGGGCGAGCTTATGGTTGCCCTCCTTCTGCTACAGGATTTTATTGCGATCTTTTGTCTGCTTGTGCTGATCAGTGGGGATGGGGGTAGCCTGCAACTGCAAAACCTCGCAATCGCTATAGTCGCGTTGCCATTACTAATTGGCTTGGCCTGGCTTGCCGTTAGATTTGTTCTATTGAAACTGGTCGCACGCTTTGATCGCTTTCACGAGTATATTTTTTTACTCGCAATTGGCTGGTGTCTGGGGCTGGCGGAGCTGGCCGAGCATGTGTACCTTTCGGCAGAAATCGGTGCGTTTATTGCCGGAATATCCCTCGCCACCAGTCCAATATCACAATATATCGCACTGAATCTAAAACCATTGCGAGACTTCTTTCTGGTGTTGTTCTTCTTCAGCCTCGGCGCCCGACTGAATATAGACTTGTTACCCAGTATTCTTGTACCCGCGCTTGTATACGCTGTAGCAGTTTTGACCTTAAAACCCGCGGTATTTTTTGGCCTGCTAAAACAGCAGGGAGAAAAACCCGCACTTGCCTGGGACATTGGATTTCGGCTGGGACAAATCAGCGAGTTTTCGCTGTTAATCGTATTTGTCGCTGCCGGGTCAGGGCTAATCGGCGACAAAGCGTCGCTGTTAATACAAGCTGCCGCAATCCTTAGCTTCGTTATCTCAAGCTATATCGTGATATTTAATTTCCCGAATCCTATTGCGGTATCGGATAAGCTTCGCCGCGATTGA
- the sohB gene encoding protease SohB — protein sequence MEFLYEYGLFFAKALTVVVAFGAVVAIIAAAGMRQQHDGKGHIEVKKLNEKYEDILEGIKSVVVDENLLKKEHKAAKKSEKAERKKAKAEAKKNTADAELVHKKRVFVTNFDGDIRASETENLREVITSILSLATPQDEVVVRLESQGGMVHSYGFAASQLSRIREKNIPLTVCVDMVAASGGYMMACVADKIVSAPFAILGSIGVVAQLPNFHRLLKKHDVDYEMLTAGEYKRTLTMFGENTDKGRQKFVEDLEDTHTLFKDFIRSNRAIVDVDAVATGEVWFGQRALEAKLVDCIQTSDQYLVDLYSEADVFEIEFVEKKKLAEKLGISVAAAADTVINRWLGQLNTKFFS from the coding sequence GTGGAATTTCTCTACGAGTACGGCCTTTTTTTCGCCAAGGCGCTAACAGTGGTTGTCGCATTTGGCGCTGTTGTTGCGATCATCGCCGCCGCAGGCATGCGTCAGCAGCACGATGGTAAAGGCCATATCGAAGTCAAAAAGCTGAATGAAAAGTACGAAGATATTCTAGAAGGCATCAAGTCTGTTGTGGTGGACGAAAACCTTCTCAAGAAGGAACACAAGGCCGCCAAAAAATCTGAAAAAGCGGAACGCAAAAAAGCCAAGGCCGAGGCGAAGAAAAACACAGCTGATGCTGAGCTTGTGCACAAAAAACGCGTGTTTGTGACCAATTTCGATGGAGATATTCGCGCGTCTGAAACAGAAAATTTACGTGAAGTTATTACCAGTATTTTGTCTCTGGCAACGCCTCAAGATGAAGTCGTTGTCCGCCTGGAAAGCCAGGGCGGTATGGTTCATAGCTACGGTTTTGCTGCAAGCCAGCTTTCTCGTATCCGCGAAAAAAATATTCCCCTCACCGTGTGCGTCGACATGGTTGCGGCAAGCGGTGGTTATATGATGGCCTGCGTCGCTGATAAAATTGTTTCTGCGCCCTTTGCCATTTTGGGGTCGATTGGGGTGGTAGCACAGTTGCCGAATTTCCACCGGTTACTGAAAAAGCACGATGTGGACTACGAAATGCTAACTGCTGGGGAGTACAAGCGAACCTTAACGATGTTCGGTGAAAATACAGACAAGGGACGACAAAAATTTGTTGAGGACCTGGAGGACACGCACACGTTATTTAAGGATTTTATCCGTTCCAATCGTGCTATCGTGGATGTCGATGCGGTAGCAACAGGTGAAGTGTGGTTCGGACAGCGCGCTTTAGAAGCCAAGCTCGTCGATTGTATTCAAACGTCGGATCAGTATCTTGTTGACTTATACAGCGAGGCAGACGTATTTGAAATTGAATTCGTCGAGAAGAAAAAACTGGCCGAGAAATTGGGTATCAGTGTCGCGGCCGCAGCGGACACCGTCATTAATCGCTGGCTAGGTCAGTTAAATACCAAATTTTTTAGTTAA
- the nhaB gene encoding sodium/proton antiporter NhaB — protein MSSNLPAAFANNFLGQSSTWYKTTILAFLVINPVVYAIDPFIAGWVLILEFIFTLAMALKCYPLQPGGLLAIEAVILGMTSPESVFHETEANFEVILLLIFMVAGIYFMKDLLLYVFTKILLGIRSKIVLSLLFSLVAAVLSAFLDALTVTAVLIAVAVGFYAVYHQFASGGGLSSNQYDHTDDSKVDSSNREDLEGFRSFLRSLIMHGAVGTALGGVCTLVGEPQNLLIAQQADWNFVEFFLQVAPVSMPTLIGGLVTCIAVEKLGIFGYGAQLPDKVRTILMDFDKQETSKRTNRDIAALVVQALAGVVLMVSLALHLAEVGLIGLLVIILLTSFNGITEEHRIGHAFEEALPFTALLVVFFAVVAVIHDQHLFEPITHMLLHMDESVQGPMFFIANGLLSMISDNVFVATVYITEVKNALVAGDISREHFDLLAVAINTGTNLPSVATPNGQAAFLFLLTSALAPLIRLSYGRMVLMALPYTIVLSVIGYIAVYQLAAG, from the coding sequence ATGAGTTCCAACCTTCCTGCCGCCTTTGCTAACAACTTTTTGGGGCAGTCAAGTACGTGGTACAAAACAACGATTCTAGCCTTTTTGGTCATCAATCCTGTGGTCTACGCAATAGACCCATTTATTGCAGGCTGGGTACTGATTCTCGAGTTCATTTTCACTCTCGCGATGGCACTCAAATGCTATCCGTTGCAGCCTGGCGGCCTGCTCGCGATTGAAGCTGTTATCCTGGGTATGACCTCCCCAGAGAGCGTTTTTCACGAAACCGAAGCCAACTTCGAAGTTATCCTGCTGCTGATCTTCATGGTTGCCGGCATCTACTTTATGAAGGATTTACTGCTCTATGTATTTACTAAAATACTGCTCGGTATTCGTTCAAAAATCGTACTTTCCTTACTCTTTTCTCTAGTCGCCGCGGTACTTTCAGCGTTTTTGGATGCCCTTACAGTCACTGCCGTGCTTATAGCCGTTGCCGTAGGGTTTTACGCGGTCTATCACCAATTCGCATCTGGTGGAGGTTTGAGCAGCAATCAATACGACCACACCGATGACTCCAAAGTCGACTCGTCAAATCGTGAAGACCTGGAGGGGTTTCGCAGTTTTTTGCGTAGCTTGATCATGCACGGCGCGGTGGGGACTGCTTTAGGCGGAGTTTGCACCCTGGTTGGTGAGCCACAAAACCTGCTTATTGCTCAGCAGGCAGACTGGAACTTTGTCGAGTTTTTCTTGCAAGTCGCACCTGTATCCATGCCGACCTTAATCGGCGGGCTGGTTACCTGTATCGCTGTCGAAAAACTCGGCATTTTCGGTTACGGCGCCCAGCTGCCGGATAAAGTGCGCACAATTCTGATGGATTTCGACAAGCAGGAAACCAGCAAACGGACCAATCGAGACATTGCTGCATTGGTTGTTCAGGCGCTCGCCGGTGTTGTGCTAATGGTTTCGCTGGCGTTACATCTGGCCGAAGTCGGCCTTATCGGCCTGCTGGTAATTATTTTACTGACCAGTTTCAACGGTATCACCGAAGAACACCGCATTGGTCACGCGTTCGAAGAGGCTCTTCCTTTTACTGCACTACTGGTAGTTTTCTTTGCGGTCGTTGCCGTTATTCACGATCAGCATCTTTTTGAGCCAATCACTCATATGCTGCTGCACATGGATGAGAGCGTGCAGGGGCCAATGTTCTTTATTGCCAATGGCCTTTTGTCAATGATCAGCGATAACGTATTCGTCGCAACGGTATACATTACCGAGGTGAAAAACGCGCTTGTTGCCGGGGATATCAGCCGCGAGCATTTTGATTTGCTCGCGGTGGCAATTAACACCGGCACCAACCTGCCCAGCGTGGCTACGCCTAATGGCCAGGCCGCATTCTTGTTCCTGCTGACTTCCGCCCTCGCACCACTTATCCGGCTGTCTTACGGGCGGATGGTGTTGATGGCACTCCCCTACACTATTGTACTGAGCGTGATCGGCTATATTGCGGTATACCAGCTAGCCGCGGGCTAA
- the nudC gene encoding NAD(+) diphosphatase: MHTIVIDANYQVLVKSGNKPTVFHDSSLTQAVDAQLLHRLHLGAPGGDLTVVQLDADLSSALPGFELASLRSLLVPLEESAFQWLGRGIQLCRWQTEHRFCGKCGSPTEPSATDEALVCPSCELSFYPKISPCVIGLIENGDHCLLARGARHPEAMFSTIAGFIEAGENAEQAFAREVQEEVGVVVEDITYLYSQPWPFPGQLMLGFTANFAGGDISVDGEEILEAHWYRYDQLPLIPPDSTISGRIIRDFVRRKQFATP; this comes from the coding sequence GTGCACACTATCGTAATCGATGCAAATTATCAGGTCTTGGTAAAGTCTGGGAATAAACCTACCGTATTCCATGATAGCTCGCTTACTCAGGCAGTCGATGCACAGCTGTTGCATCGCTTGCATTTGGGGGCACCCGGTGGCGACCTTACTGTTGTGCAGCTGGATGCAGACCTGTCATCTGCATTGCCGGGGTTCGAACTAGCGAGCTTGCGGTCTCTGCTGGTACCGCTTGAAGAGAGTGCTTTTCAATGGCTCGGGCGCGGTATACAGCTCTGTCGCTGGCAAACAGAACACCGATTTTGTGGTAAGTGCGGGAGTCCTACAGAGCCCAGCGCTACGGACGAGGCGCTCGTGTGTCCTAGTTGCGAACTAAGTTTCTATCCCAAAATCTCCCCGTGCGTTATTGGCCTGATCGAGAATGGCGACCACTGCTTGCTTGCGCGCGGTGCGCGCCATCCGGAGGCAATGTTCAGCACAATAGCCGGTTTTATTGAAGCGGGTGAAAATGCAGAACAGGCTTTTGCACGCGAGGTACAAGAAGAGGTCGGTGTCGTTGTAGAGGACATAACTTACTTGTATTCACAGCCATGGCCTTTTCCCGGCCAGCTGATGCTGGGATTTACCGCCAACTTCGCCGGCGGTGACATTAGCGTTGATGGAGAGGAAATTCTGGAAGCACATTGGTACCGCTACGACCAATTGCCTTTAATTCCGCCAGATAGTACGATCTCAGGCCGAATAATAAGAGACTTCGTGCGCCGCAAACAGTTTGCGACGCCATAG
- a CDS encoding nitrite/sulfite reductase, producing the protein MYVYDEHDHTIIRERVAQFRGQTKRYLAGELKEEEFLPLRLQNGLYVQRLAPMLRIAVPYGMLNSRQLRKLAHICRHYDKGYCHVTTRQNIQLNWPQLEEVPNILEELADVEMHAVQTSGNCIRNTTTDQFAGVATDELIDPRPYCEIIRQWSTFHPEFAFLPRKFKIAVSGSETDRAAIQFHDIGLQIVKNDNNQIGFTVRVGGGLGRTPVIGSVVREFLPEKDLLTYLEAILRVYNLLGRRDNKYKARIKILVKSLGVDAFAEKVESEWEQIRDSQTLLTDKELNRARSFFTEPAYETLDDNEISASLAETADSDRGFANWLSRNVTAHRIAGYRAVTLSLKPTGIAPGDITDKQLEIIADLADRYSFGEVRATHEQNIVLADVKASDLHALWAEAKSAGFATPNIGTLTDMICCPGGDFCSLANAKSIPVAEAIQREFDDLDYLYDLGDLDLNISGCMNACGHHHIGHIGVLGVDKKGQEFYQVQLGGNSSNNASLGAVLGPSFSRADMPDVIRKLIDVYVEKRNESELFIDTFQRIGIEPFKERVYAKAD; encoded by the coding sequence ATGTACGTTTACGACGAACATGATCATACGATCATCCGTGAACGCGTCGCCCAATTCCGAGGGCAGACCAAGCGTTATCTCGCGGGTGAGTTGAAGGAGGAGGAATTCCTCCCCCTGCGCTTACAAAACGGTTTATACGTTCAACGACTCGCACCGATGCTTCGCATTGCAGTGCCATACGGTATGTTGAACTCCCGCCAGCTGCGTAAGCTTGCACACATTTGCCGACATTATGACAAGGGTTACTGCCACGTTACGACCCGCCAGAATATCCAGCTTAACTGGCCACAACTGGAAGAAGTGCCCAATATTCTGGAAGAGCTCGCTGATGTGGAAATGCATGCGGTTCAAACCAGTGGCAACTGTATTCGCAACACCACCACTGACCAGTTCGCAGGCGTCGCTACGGATGAGCTGATCGATCCGCGTCCCTATTGCGAAATTATTCGCCAGTGGTCTACGTTCCACCCGGAATTCGCATTCCTTCCACGCAAATTTAAAATAGCAGTCTCCGGAAGTGAAACGGATCGCGCAGCGATTCAATTTCACGATATTGGCCTGCAAATTGTGAAAAACGACAACAACCAAATCGGTTTTACCGTGCGCGTTGGCGGCGGCTTGGGGCGTACCCCAGTTATCGGTAGTGTCGTACGGGAGTTTTTGCCCGAGAAAGACCTGCTCACTTATCTGGAAGCGATACTGCGGGTGTATAACCTCCTGGGACGTCGTGACAATAAGTACAAAGCGCGGATAAAAATTCTGGTTAAATCACTTGGCGTCGATGCGTTTGCCGAAAAAGTCGAGAGCGAGTGGGAGCAAATTCGGGATAGTCAAACGCTGCTGACCGACAAAGAGCTAAACCGGGCCCGCAGTTTTTTCACTGAGCCAGCGTACGAAACACTCGACGACAACGAGATATCAGCCTCCTTAGCTGAGACCGCGGACAGCGATCGCGGCTTCGCGAACTGGCTAAGCCGCAACGTCACTGCTCACCGGATTGCGGGCTACCGCGCCGTAACCCTGTCTTTGAAACCAACAGGTATAGCACCTGGAGATATCACTGACAAACAGCTGGAAATTATCGCCGATCTCGCAGACCGCTATTCATTCGGCGAAGTGAGAGCAACCCACGAACAAAATATCGTGCTAGCAGACGTCAAAGCGAGCGATCTCCACGCGCTGTGGGCGGAAGCCAAAAGCGCCGGCTTTGCGACCCCCAATATTGGCACGCTCACCGATATGATTTGTTGCCCTGGTGGCGATTTTTGCTCACTGGCCAACGCGAAATCTATCCCCGTTGCCGAAGCGATTCAGCGTGAATTCGACGACCTTGACTACCTCTACGATCTGGGCGATCTCGACCTGAATATTTCAGGCTGTATGAACGCTTGTGGCCATCACCATATTGGTCACATTGGCGTGCTCGGCGTCGATAAAAAGGGTCAGGAATTTTATCAAGTGCAGTTAGGCGGCAACTCCAGCAATAACGCCTCACTCGGCGCAGTCCTAGGTCCATCATTTTCCCGCGCCGACATGCCTGACGTAATTCGCAAGTTAATCGACGTTTACGTAGAAAAACGCAACGAGAGTGAGTTATTCATTGACACTTTCCAGCGTATAGGTATCGAGCCATTTAAGGAGCGTGTGTATGCCAAAGCTGATTAA
- a CDS encoding DUF2970 domain-containing protein gives MAIAKHTANTPEPQTNMGRWLGLLGSAAAAAFGVQSRKNLEADFAQKSPLPFVLIGVIGTALLVITLVLITRAVI, from the coding sequence TTGGCAATAGCAAAACACACTGCGAATACACCCGAACCGCAAACTAATATGGGTCGCTGGCTGGGCCTCCTCGGGTCTGCCGCCGCCGCAGCGTTCGGGGTCCAGAGCCGCAAGAATCTGGAAGCGGACTTTGCTCAAAAAAGCCCTTTGCCATTCGTGTTGATTGGCGTAATCGGGACTGCACTGCTCGTTATCACATTAGTGTTGATAACCCGTGCTGTGATATAA
- a CDS encoding DUF934 domain-containing protein has translation MPKLIKNGELVENTWQMYTEADNDAALESGNWLLPLENYLNLQDAAHTNMENLGVLVPGDTDIGELAKIPTTAPVVAIDFPVFTDGRGFTLGRTLREHYDFTGDLRASGNYMLDQLFYLKRCGFTSFAIAEEADMQTVKDALSSFSVKYQAAIDEPQPLFRRRS, from the coding sequence ATGCCAAAGCTGATTAAAAACGGTGAGCTAGTAGAAAATACCTGGCAAATGTATACCGAAGCCGACAATGATGCTGCTCTTGAGAGCGGCAATTGGCTGCTCCCCCTCGAAAACTATCTGAACCTGCAAGACGCAGCTCATACCAATATGGAAAACCTGGGCGTTCTCGTTCCTGGCGATACCGACATTGGTGAACTGGCGAAAATTCCTACTACTGCACCTGTAGTGGCAATCGACTTTCCAGTATTTACCGATGGCCGCGGTTTTACCCTTGGCCGCACATTGCGTGAACACTACGATTTTACCGGCGACTTGAGAGCGAGCGGTAATTACATGCTCGATCAGCTTTTCTATCTGAAACGCTGTGGTTTCACGAGTTTCGCAATTGCTGAAGAGGCCGACATGCAAACAGTTAAGGACGCACTGTCCAGTTTCAGTGTCAAATACCAAGCGGCAATAGACGAACCTCAACCTCTGTTTCGCCGCCGCAGCTAA
- the dnaQ gene encoding DNA polymerase III subunit epsilon produces MRQIVLDTETTGLEPEQGHRIIEIGCVELFNRKLTGKHFHQYIRPDREIDEGAIEVHGITNEFLADKPVFAQIADDFLTFIGDAELVIHNAPFDVGFLDHELRLLNRGLAPIRERCGVLDTLVYARRKHPGQKNNLDALCKRYMVDNSQRDLHGALLDAEILADVYLAMTGGQTALALGGQQGDGSGGDGEEQIIRLSADRPRLKVLRANDEEIEAHKAKLATLDKASGGNCLWLQQEQ; encoded by the coding sequence GTGAGACAGATCGTATTAGATACAGAAACTACGGGCCTGGAGCCGGAGCAGGGGCACCGTATTATTGAAATCGGTTGTGTTGAGCTGTTCAACCGCAAGCTCACAGGCAAACACTTTCACCAGTACATTCGGCCCGACCGGGAAATTGACGAAGGGGCTATTGAAGTTCACGGAATTACCAATGAATTTCTGGCGGACAAGCCAGTATTTGCGCAAATTGCGGATGATTTTCTGACCTTTATTGGCGATGCGGAACTGGTGATTCACAACGCACCGTTTGACGTCGGCTTTCTGGATCACGAGTTACGCCTCCTGAATCGCGGTTTGGCGCCAATCCGTGAACGCTGCGGTGTGCTAGACACGCTGGTTTACGCACGCAGGAAGCACCCAGGACAGAAGAATAACCTAGACGCTTTGTGCAAACGCTACATGGTCGACAATTCACAGCGTGATTTACATGGCGCTTTGTTGGACGCTGAAATTTTAGCCGATGTGTACCTCGCAATGACGGGCGGTCAAACGGCACTGGCGCTTGGTGGGCAGCAGGGCGATGGCTCTGGTGGCGACGGGGAGGAGCAGATTATCCGGCTATCGGCGGATCGTCCACGGCTAAAGGTCTTGCGTGCAAACGATGAGGAGATTGAAGCGCATAAAGCGAAGTTGGCGACTCTGGATAAGGCTTCGGGTGGCAACTGCTTGTGGCTCCAGCAGGAGCAGTAA
- the rnhA gene encoding ribonuclease HI: MKKIEIFTDGACRGNPGPGGWGVLLRYGDKEKTLHGGERDTTNNRMELRAAIEGLSALKEPCEVRLVTDSQYVRKGITEWIANWKKRGWRTAAKKPVMNVDLWQALDTACDQHQITWEWVKGHSGHRENEIADELANLGIDELNVRR; the protein is encoded by the coding sequence TTGAAAAAAATAGAGATATTTACTGATGGGGCCTGTCGAGGCAACCCTGGGCCTGGCGGTTGGGGAGTATTGCTTCGCTACGGTGACAAAGAAAAAACACTTCATGGCGGGGAGCGTGACACCACCAACAATCGAATGGAGTTGCGCGCAGCCATTGAAGGCTTGAGCGCGCTCAAGGAGCCCTGTGAAGTACGCTTGGTGACCGACTCACAATACGTACGCAAAGGCATCACCGAGTGGATAGCTAACTGGAAAAAACGTGGGTGGCGCACTGCAGCAAAAAAACCGGTGATGAACGTGGACCTCTGGCAGGCGCTGGACACGGCATGCGACCAGCACCAGATCACTTGGGAATGGGTCAAAGGTCACAGTGGTCATCGCGAAAACGAGATAGCGGACGAGCTTGCCAACCTGGGTATCGATGAATTGAACGTGAGGCGTTAA